The following proteins are co-located in the Citrobacter freundii ATCC 8090 = MTCC 1658 = NBRC 12681 genome:
- the dcyD gene encoding D-cysteine desulfhydrase, with the protein MPLHNLTRFPRLEFIGAPTPLEYLPRFSDYLGRDIFIKRDDVTPMAMGGNKLRKLEFLAADALREGADTLITAGAIQSNHVRQTAAVAAKLGLHCVALLENPIGTTAENYLTNGNRLLLDLFNTQIEMCDALTDPNAQLQELATRIEAQGFRPYVIPVGGSNALGAMGYVESALEIAQQCEGAVSLSSVVVASGSAGTHAGLAVGLEQLMPDVELIGVTVSRSVADQKPKVVTLQQDIARELELTASADILLWDDYYAPGYGTPNEEGMEAVKLLARLEGILLDPVYTGKAMAGLIDGISQKRFKDEGPILFIHTGGAPALFAYHPHV; encoded by the coding sequence ATGCCGCTGCATAACTTAACGCGCTTTCCACGTCTGGAATTTATTGGCGCGCCAACGCCGCTTGAATATCTTCCACGCTTCTCCGACTACCTTGGGCGCGATATTTTCATCAAACGCGATGACGTCACGCCGATGGCCATGGGCGGCAATAAGCTGCGTAAGCTGGAGTTTCTGGCCGCAGACGCGCTGCGTGAAGGCGCAGATACGCTGATAACCGCGGGTGCCATCCAGTCTAACCATGTTCGCCAGACGGCGGCGGTAGCGGCTAAGCTTGGCCTGCACTGCGTGGCGCTGTTGGAAAATCCGATTGGCACCACGGCGGAAAACTATCTCACCAATGGCAACCGTCTGCTGTTGGATCTGTTTAATACGCAGATCGAAATGTGTGACGCGCTGACCGATCCGAATGCGCAGTTGCAGGAGCTGGCGACGCGCATTGAAGCGCAAGGGTTCCGCCCGTATGTGATCCCGGTTGGGGGCTCTAATGCTCTGGGGGCGATGGGTTATGTGGAAAGCGCGCTGGAAATTGCCCAGCAGTGTGAAGGGGCCGTTTCGCTCTCTTCCGTGGTGGTCGCATCGGGCAGTGCGGGAACGCATGCCGGACTGGCCGTGGGCCTGGAACAACTGATGCCAGACGTCGAGCTTATCGGCGTGACCGTTTCGCGCAGCGTCGCCGATCAAAAACCAAAAGTTGTCACGTTGCAGCAGGATATTGCCCGTGAACTGGAACTGACGGCCTCAGCGGATATCCTGTTATGGGATGATTATTATGCGCCGGGCTACGGTACGCCAAACGAAGAGGGCATGGAGGCGGTAAAACTGCTGGCGCGCCTGGAAGGCATTTTGTTGGATCCGGTGTATACCGGTAAGGCGATGGCGGGTTTGATTGACGGCATCAGCCAGAAGCGCTTCAAAGATGAAGGGCCAATCCTCTTTATTCATACCGGTGGGGCGCCTGCACTGTTTGCCTACCATCCTCACGTGTAA
- the tcyJ gene encoding cystine ABC transporter substrate-binding protein, with the protein MKLALLGRQALMGVMAVALVAGMSVKTYADEGLLNKVKERGTLLVGLEGTYPPFSFQGDDGKLTGFEVEFAEELAKHLGVKANLKPTKWDGMLASLDSKRIDVVINQVTISDERKKKYDFSTPYTVSGIQALVKKGNEGVIKTAADLKGKKVGVGLGTNYEEWLRQNVQGVDIRTYDDDPTKYQDLRVGRIDAILVDRLAALDLVKKTKDTLAVTGEAFSRQESGVALRKGNEDLLKAVDAAIAEMQKDGTLKALSEKWFGADVTK; encoded by the coding sequence ATGAAATTAGCACTTCTGGGACGTCAGGCTCTGATGGGTGTAATGGCTGTTGCACTTGTCGCCGGAATGAGCGTAAAGACTTATGCAGATGAAGGTCTGTTAAATAAAGTTAAAGAGCGCGGCACGCTGCTGGTGGGCCTGGAAGGGACCTATCCCCCGTTTAGTTTTCAGGGCGATGACGGCAAGCTGACCGGTTTCGAAGTGGAGTTCGCTGAGGAACTGGCCAAGCACCTTGGGGTGAAAGCTAATCTGAAGCCGACCAAGTGGGACGGTATGCTGGCCTCTCTTGATTCCAAGCGCATTGATGTGGTCATCAACCAGGTGACCATCTCTGACGAACGTAAGAAAAAATACGATTTCTCTACCCCGTATACGGTTTCTGGTATTCAGGCGCTGGTGAAAAAAGGCAATGAAGGCGTTATTAAGACCGCTGCCGATCTGAAAGGTAAAAAAGTCGGCGTTGGTTTGGGCACCAACTATGAAGAGTGGCTGCGCCAGAACGTGCAGGGCGTGGATATTCGTACCTATGATGACGACCCGACCAAATACCAGGATCTGCGTGTAGGCCGTATCGACGCCATTCTGGTTGACCGTCTGGCTGCGCTGGATCTGGTGAAGAAAACCAAAGACACGCTGGCTGTGACCGGTGAAGCATTCTCCCGCCAGGAGTCCGGCGTGGCGCTGCGCAAAGGCAATGAAGATCTGCTGAAAGCGGTTGATGCGGCCATTGCTGAAATGCAGAAAGACGGTACGCTGAAAGCCCTGTCTGAAAAATGGTTTGGAGCGGATGTGACGAAATAA
- the fliZ gene encoding flagella biosynthesis regulatory protein FliZ — translation MTVQQSKRRPLSRYLKDFKHSQTHCAHCFKLLDRITLVRRGQIVNKIAIARLDTLLDEAEWEQEKKEWVALCRFCGDLHCKEQSDFFDIIGFKQFLFEQTEMSHGTVREYVVRLRRLGNHLAEQNISHDLLQEGFLDENLAPWLPETSTNNYRIALRKYEQFKAHTHIGHMQKSSWTASSDIY, via the coding sequence ATGACGGTGCAGCAATCAAAAAGACGGCCTCTAAGCCGCTACCTCAAAGATTTCAAACACAGCCAGACGCATTGCGCCCATTGCTTTAAGTTGCTCGACAGGATCACGCTGGTTCGTCGCGGGCAAATTGTGAATAAAATCGCCATCGCCCGCCTGGACACTTTGTTGGATGAAGCCGAGTGGGAGCAGGAGAAAAAAGAGTGGGTGGCACTGTGCCGTTTTTGCGGTGATTTGCATTGCAAAGAGCAGAGCGACTTTTTCGATATTATCGGTTTTAAACAGTTTTTATTTGAGCAGACCGAAATGAGTCACGGCACGGTACGTGAATACGTTGTCCGCCTGCGTCGCCTCGGGAATCACCTGGCCGAACAAAATATCTCTCACGATCTGCTACAGGAAGGGTTCCTCGACGAAAACCTTGCCCCGTGGCTGCCGGAAACCAGCACCAACAATTACCGCATCGCCTTACGTAAGTATGAGCAGTTTAAAGCCCATACGCATATAGGGCATATGCAGAAATCCTCCTGGACAGCCAGTTCTGATATATATTAA
- a CDS encoding RNA polymerase sigma factor FliA, producing MNSLYTAEGVMDKHSLWQRYVPLVRHEALRLQVRLPASVELDDLLQAGGIGLLNAVDRYDALQGTAFTTYAVQRIRGAMLDELRSRDWVPRSVRRNAREVAQAMGQLEQELGRNATETEVAARLAIPVQEYRQMLLDTNNSQLFSYDEWREEHGDSIELVTEEHQQENPLQQLLEGNLRQRVMDAIEALPEREKLVLTLYYQEELNLKEIGAVLEVGESRVSQLHSQAIKRLRTKLGKL from the coding sequence GTGAATTCACTGTATACCGCTGAAGGTGTAATGGATAAACACTCGCTGTGGCAGCGTTATGTACCGTTGGTGCGTCACGAAGCATTGCGCCTTCAGGTGCGTTTGCCGGCGAGCGTAGAACTGGATGATCTGCTACAAGCGGGCGGCATCGGGTTATTGAATGCCGTTGACCGATATGACGCTTTGCAAGGAACGGCATTTACCACTTACGCAGTGCAGCGTATTCGTGGGGCTATGCTGGATGAACTACGCAGCCGGGACTGGGTGCCGCGTAGCGTTCGGCGCAATGCCCGCGAAGTGGCACAGGCGATGGGACAACTGGAGCAGGAATTAGGGCGCAACGCGACGGAAACCGAAGTGGCGGCGCGTCTGGCTATTCCTGTGCAAGAGTATCGTCAGATGTTGCTCGATACCAATAACAGCCAACTCTTCTCTTATGACGAGTGGCGGGAAGAGCATGGCGATAGTATCGAGCTGGTGACGGAAGAACATCAGCAGGAAAACCCGTTACAACAGCTTCTTGAGGGTAACCTCCGCCAGCGCGTGATGGACGCGATTGAGGCGTTGCCGGAGCGCGAAAAGCTGGTGTTAACGCTGTACTACCAGGAAGAGCTGAATCTGAAAGAGATTGGCGCGGTACTGGAAGTCGGGGAATCACGGGTCAGCCAGTTGCACAGTCAGGCCATCAAACGTCTACGCACCAAGCTGGGTAAGCTATAG